The Lacticaseibacillus rhamnosus DNA window GGCTCTTTGCTGCCTGTGCCAAGCATCATCTTATCCCGTTTGTAACGTTGCATCATTTTGATACACCAGAACGGTTACATGCGATTGGTGACTGGCTGAGTCAAGAAATGCTGGAAGATTTTGTCGAGTACGCGCGGTTTTGCTTCGAAGAATTTCCGGAAATCAAACACTGGATTACGATCAATGAACCAACGTCCATGGCAGTGCAACAATATACGAGCGGTACTTTTCCACCAGCGGAAACCGGTCATTTTGATAAAACATTTCAGGCCGAACATAATCAAATCGTTGCCCATGCGCGTATTGTTAATTTGTACAAGTCGATGGGGCTAGATGGTGAAATCGGTATCGTGCATGCCTTGCAGACACCTTATCCATATAGTGATTCGTCGGAAGATCAGCATGCCGCTGATTTACAGGATGCGTTGGAAAATCGCCTGTATTTAGATGGCACACTGGCAGGAGATTACGCCCCTAAGACCTTGGCTTTGATCAAAGAAATTCTGGCAGCCAATCAACAACCGATGTTTAAGTACACTGATGAAGAGATGGCGGCTATTAAGAAGGCGGCGCACCAGCTTGATTTTGTTGGCGTTAATAATTACTTCAGCAAATGGCTGCGCGCTTATCACGGCAAGTCGGAAACGATTCATAATGGTGATGGCTCAAAGGGATCGTCAGTTGCCCGCCTTCACGGTATCGGCGAGGAGAAGAAGCCAGCCGGGATTGAGACAACGGATTGGGACTGGTCCATCTATCCGCGTGGTATGTATGACATGTTGATGCGGATTCACCAAGATTATCCGTTAGTACCAGCCATCTATGTCACCGAAAACGGTATTGGATTGAAAGAATCCTTACCAGCAGAAGTGACGCCAAATACGGTCATCGCGGATCCCAAACGCATTGATTATTTGAAAAAATATTTAAGTGCCGTTGCAGATGCAATTCAGGCTGGTGCGAATGTAAAAGGCTACTTTGTTTGGTCACTGCAGGATCAGTTTTCCTGGACAAATGGTTATAGCAAACGGTACGGATTGTTTTTCGTCGACTTTCCGACGCAAAAACGTTATGTCAAGCAAAGTGCCGAATGGTTAAAACAAGTTAGCCAAACGCATGTGATTCCGGAATAAGCGCGCCGGCTCGCGCTCATATTAACGCGCTCCCCGGCGCAGGAATCTGCGTGTAAGGACCTGGGTCGCAATGGCCAAAGAGCGGGCCATTTCGCCCGAGGCCGCTTACACTCCGACTTCTACCCGCGCCGGCTCGCGCTCACATTAACGCGCTCCCCGGCGCAGGAATCTGCGTGTAAGGACCTGGATCGCAATGGCCAAAGAGCGGCCATCACGCCCCAGGCCGCTTACACTCCGATCCCTAAGCGCGCCGGCTCGCGCTCACTTTTTTAAAATGGAGGTTGAATTATGGCGACGAGAGAAGAGATTTCGATGGTTGGGTTTGCACTTGTGGCTTATGCAGGGGATGCTCGGACTGCGGCTTTGCGTGCTTTGAATGCTGCAGAAGCGGGTGACTTTGAAGGAGCCGAGGCCAAACTTGACGAAGCGCAAAAAGATATTAATGAAGCACATAATCAACAGACGCAATTGTTAAGCCAAGAAGCAGGCGGAGCGGAAATGGATGTGACTTTTATCATGGTGCATGGGCAGGATACGTTAATGACCACCATGTTGCTTATTGATCAGTCTCGTTACATGATTCGAATGCTTAAACGTATCAAGCAACTCGAAGACAAGCAATAAACTAAAACCCAACACCCGCGCTCTTCTTGTGGTAAAACTGACCAAGTGATAGCGTCTGACCTGGTAAACATGTTGCCATATGGATTAAACAGCAAAAGCATCGGATTATTGGAGGTGAGATAATCTGATGCTTTTTGTATATAGTGATCATGTTTCTGAATTTTTTACTAAAACACCAGCAAACAAATCAGCGGAGTTTTGGAAGCTTATTTACGGATTGAAAAAATATTCGACAATAGCGCTTCCATTTTGGAGTTAATTTTAGTAAAATAAAAACGGTTACAAAAATCGACAAATAATTGACGCGTTTTTAAATATTAGGAGGTATTGGCAGTGAACAGTACAGATGTCACGAAAGGCTTTACGGAGCAATTTGGCAAGCAGGCAGAACACACTTTTTTCGCGCCTGGGCGAATTAATTTGATTGGTGAGCACACGGATTACAATGGCGGGCACGTTTTCCCTTGTGCGATTTCGCTTGGGACGTATGCAGCGGTTGGGGCAAATGATGACAATGCGTTCCGTTTGTATTCGGCCAATTTCCCTAAAGTGGGTATTATTGACATTCCGTTCCCTGATCTTTTCCAGGACAAGCGCGGTTTGTGGACGGATTATTTTCAGGGAATGGCGCGGGTCATGAAAACAGCAGGTATCAATTATACGCATGGCCTAAATGTTTATATCAACGGTAACTTACCGGATGGTGCCGGGCTATCAAGTTCTGCTTCTCTGGAAATGCTGGTAGGCACGATTTTGAACAACTTATTCGATGGTGGTTTTGCACCGCTGGACTTGGTTAAGTTCGGGGTTAAAGTCGAAAATGATTATATTGGCGTCAATTCCGGGATCATGGATCAGTTTGCGATCGAAATGGGACGGGCAAACCAGGCAACTTTGCTGGATACCAACACCATGAAGTATGAATATTTGCCGGTAGAAATGGGCGACAACGTGATTGTCATCATGAATACCAACAAGCGGCGTGAATTAACCGATTCTAAATATAACGAACGGCGCAGCGAATGTGAGAAAGCTTTGGCGATGTTGCAAAAAGGCATTGATGTCAAGAGTCTTGGGCAGCTAACGGAAGATGAATTTGATGAAAATACTTATTTGATCTACGACGAGACATTGATTAAGCGTGCCCGGCATGCGGTATTTGAAAATCAACGTACGTTAACGGCTGCTAAAGCACTGCAGTCAGGAGATCTTAAAACCTTTGGCAAATTAGTTTCTGCGTCAGGCGTCTCCTTGGCTTTTGATTATGAAGTGACCGGAATTGAGTTGGACACCTTGGTTACCAATGCTTTGAAGCAACGTGGTGTGTTAGGGGCGCGCATGACCGGAGCCGGTTTTGGCGGTTGTGCCATCGCTATTGTCAACAGTGCAGACGTTGAGGACTTTATCAGTAACGTTGGGAAAGCTTATACTGAAAAGATCGGGTATGACGCTCACTTTTACGTAGCGGACATTGCCGATGGTGCTAAGCAATTGAATTGAGGCAAAAAGGCCAAATGTTCGGCTTAAGTAAACGCATCACAAACATTCAAAGGAGCGATTTTTAATATGACAATTGCAGTTTTAGGCGGCGCGGGGTACATCGGTTCACACACAGTTAAGCAGTTACTGGCAGATGGAGAAGATGTCATCGTCTTGGATAATCTGATTACCGGTCATCGTAAGGCGGTTGATCCACGGGCCCGGTTTTATCAAGGGGACATTCGCGATTACCATTTTTTGAGTCAGGTTTTTAGCCAGGAAAAGATTGACGGAATTGTGCACTTTGCGGCATTTTCGATTGTACCGGAGTCGATGAAAGATCCGCTGAAGTATTTTGATAACAATACAGGCGGCATGATTACGCTGCTTGAAGCCATGAATCAGTTTGGGATCAAGAAGATTGTCTTCTCGTCAACTGCTGCCACATATGGTGAACCTAAACAAGTGCCGATCAAGGAAACCGATCCGCAAGTGCCGACTAATCCATATGGTGAAAGTAAGCTGGCCATGGAAAAGATCATGCATTGGGCTGACGTTGCTTATGGTTTGAAGTATGTTGCTTTGCGTTACTTTAATGTGGCTGGGGCAATGCCAGATGGTTCCATTGGTGAAGACCATCATCCGGAAACCCACTTGATTCCGATTATCTTGCAGGTGGCTGCAGGTACCCGCACAGGCTTGCAGATTTACGGTGATGATTACCCAACCAAAGATGGTACCAATGTGCGCGATTATGTGCATGTTGTTGATTTGGCCGACGCACATGTTTTGGCACTGAAATATTTGAATGCCGGCAATCCGTCATCTGCATTTAATATTGGCTCTGCTCATGGCTTTTCAAACATGGAAATTCTCAATGCTGCGCGTAAAGTTACCGGTCAAAAGATTCCGGCAACGGTGGGTCCGCGGCGTGCCGGTGATCCTAGCACTTTGGTTGCCAGTTCAGAGAAGGCTCGCGATATTCTGGGATGGAAGCCAAACTACGATGACATTGATAAAATTATCGAAACGGCTTGGAACTGGCATGAGAATCATCCGGAAGGCTTCGGTGACCGTAATTGACCGCAATTAGCAATCACATTGAGACCATTATCAAGCTGAATCCTGATTACACGCAGATGGATTCGGTTTATTTAACCAATAAGTTGCTTAATTTAATCGGTGATGCGGCGCTTGAACTGCCAGGTGATCCGGATCCGCTGAATAATCTGGATTTAATGGTCAAAGCCGCGCAAACGAACGGTAAAATTGCGGATTCGCAGGCTGCACGCCAAATCCTTGAAGCCCAATTAATGGATTTTGCCACGCCAACGCCAAGCCGGATCAATCAGTTATTCTGGGATAAATATCAGGCAGGACCGCGCGCAGCCACAGATTGGTTCTTCGCGCTAAGTCGAGCAAACAATTATATTCAAACGCGGGCCATTGCTAAAAACCTGGTCTTTCCTGCAAAAACCGAGTATGGCGATCTTGAAATCACGATCAACCTATCCAAACCGGAAAAGGATCCTAAAGATATCGCTGCCGCTGCCCATGCGCAATCGGGTTATCCGGCGTGTGCACTTTGCTTGCAGACAGAAGGGTATGCTGGCCGAAGTAATTTTGCTGCACGTACTAACCACCGGATTATCCGTTTCTTGTTAGGCGGTAAAACCTGGGGCTTTCAATATTCGCCTTATGCGTATTTTAATGAACATGCGATCTTTTTGGACGCTATTCACGAGCCCATGGTGATTGACCAAAGTACTTTTACCAACTTGCTCGACATTGTTGCCATGTTTCCAGACTATTTTGTCGGTTCAAACGCGGATCTACCAATTGTCGGCGGCTCGATGCTTGCTCATGAGCATTATCAAGGTGGACGGCACACATTTCCGATGGCGAAAGCGCCGATCGAAACGCAAATCGAGATCAGTGGGCATCCGCATGTTTTTGCCGGCATTGTGAAATGGCCGATGAGTGTGATTCGGCTGGTCAGTGCCGATCGCGAAGAATTAACCAATGCGGCTGAACACATCCGGCAGGTTTGGAATCAGTATACTGACGAAGCGGTTAATGTTCGTGCTTTTGTGGAGGGTAAGCCGCATCATACGGTGACGCCAATCGCTCGGCGCGTGGGATCGGAGTATCAACTGGATCTGGTTTTGCGGGATAATCAAACGAGCGAACAGTATCCGGATGGTATTTTCCACCCGCATCAGGATGTACAACATATTAAGAAAGAAAACATTGGCTTAATTGAAGTCATGGGTCGGGCGATTTTGCCAGCGCGGCTTAAGTCTGAATTAGCAGAAGTTAAGAAGTATCTCTTAGGCGAGGCTAATGAGATGAAGCCAATGCATAAGACTTGGGCAGATCAGCTGAAAGTGGCTTACAATTGGACACCGGAAAATGCGGAAAGTCAGTTGCAAGAAGCAGTCGGAAAAGTCTTCGCCCGGGTATTGGAAGATGCTGGCGTCTTTAAACGTGACAAGATCGGGCAAGAGGCATTTGGCCGCTTCTGTCACTCGCTATAGTTGCTGGTTGTTGTTAATGGTCAGGGAAACGGAGGGAATCGATGACCACGATTACGGATATTGCGAAGGCGGCGGGGGTGTCGATCGCTACGGTTTCGCGGATTTTGAATTATGACGCTACACTGGCAGTGACGCCGGAGACACGCCAACGGGTTCTAAAAACAGCCGAGAAGTTGGCGTATAAACCACGTCGCCGCAAACGCGTTGCTACTCAAACAACGGTGGCACTAATTCAGTGGCGGAGTGAACAAGAGGAGCTTAATGACCTCTATTATCTGCAGATTCAGTACGCTATTGAAGCCAGGGCCGCATCCATTGGTTATCATGTGCAAAATCTGCACCTGGAGCAATTAAACGCGGAAAGTGTTGCAAATGTTCAGGGTATCATTGCACTTGGCAAGTACGATGCAGGTGAGGTTGCCGAAATTAAGGCGTTAGGGTTGCCGATTGTGTTTGTTGATCAGAATATGCTGGCGTTTGATTGCGATTCCGTTACCGGCGATTATGCTGGCCCAATTGCCCAGATCATTGATCATTTTCAGAAGGTCGGCATTGATGATATTGGTTTTCTTGGCGGATTGGAAACGAGCCGCAGTGGACGCGAACAGTTTCAGGATGTTCGGACCGCGACATTTGATCGTGTGACTAAAGCTGCCGGAATCGATCATGCCGAGTTTCGATTGAT harbors:
- the galE gene encoding UDP-glucose 4-epimerase GalE — protein: MTIAVLGGAGYIGSHTVKQLLADGEDVIVLDNLITGHRKAVDPRARFYQGDIRDYHFLSQVFSQEKIDGIVHFAAFSIVPESMKDPLKYFDNNTGGMITLLEAMNQFGIKKIVFSSTAATYGEPKQVPIKETDPQVPTNPYGESKLAMEKIMHWADVAYGLKYVALRYFNVAGAMPDGSIGEDHHPETHLIPIILQVAAGTRTGLQIYGDDYPTKDGTNVRDYVHVVDLADAHVLALKYLNAGNPSSAFNIGSAHGFSNMEILNAARKVTGQKIPATVGPRRAGDPSTLVASSEKARDILGWKPNYDDIDKIIETAWNWHENHPEGFGDRN
- a CDS encoding galactokinase, which produces MNSTDVTKGFTEQFGKQAEHTFFAPGRINLIGEHTDYNGGHVFPCAISLGTYAAVGANDDNAFRLYSANFPKVGIIDIPFPDLFQDKRGLWTDYFQGMARVMKTAGINYTHGLNVYINGNLPDGAGLSSSASLEMLVGTILNNLFDGGFAPLDLVKFGVKVENDYIGVNSGIMDQFAIEMGRANQATLLDTNTMKYEYLPVEMGDNVIVIMNTNKRRELTDSKYNERRSECEKALAMLQKGIDVKSLGQLTEDEFDENTYLIYDETLIKRARHAVFENQRTLTAAKALQSGDLKTFGKLVSASGVSLAFDYEVTGIELDTLVTNALKQRGVLGARMTGAGFGGCAIAIVNSADVEDFISNVGKAYTEKIGYDAHFYVADIADGAKQLN
- a CDS encoding UDP-glucose--hexose-1-phosphate uridylyltransferase, giving the protein MTAISNHIETIIKLNPDYTQMDSVYLTNKLLNLIGDAALELPGDPDPLNNLDLMVKAAQTNGKIADSQAARQILEAQLMDFATPTPSRINQLFWDKYQAGPRAATDWFFALSRANNYIQTRAIAKNLVFPAKTEYGDLEITINLSKPEKDPKDIAAAAHAQSGYPACALCLQTEGYAGRSNFAARTNHRIIRFLLGGKTWGFQYSPYAYFNEHAIFLDAIHEPMVIDQSTFTNLLDIVAMFPDYFVGSNADLPIVGGSMLAHEHYQGGRHTFPMAKAPIETQIEISGHPHVFAGIVKWPMSVIRLVSADREELTNAAEHIRQVWNQYTDEAVNVRAFVEGKPHHTVTPIARRVGSEYQLDLVLRDNQTSEQYPDGIFHPHQDVQHIKKENIGLIEVMGRAILPARLKSELAEVKKYLLGEANEMKPMHKTWADQLKVAYNWTPENAESQLQEAVGKVFARVLEDAGVFKRDKIGQEAFGRFCHSL
- a CDS encoding LacI family DNA-binding transcriptional regulator, coding for MTTITDIAKAAGVSIATVSRILNYDATLAVTPETRQRVLKTAEKLAYKPRRRKRVATQTTVALIQWRSEQEELNDLYYLQIQYAIEARAASIGYHVQNLHLEQLNAESVANVQGIIALGKYDAGEVAEIKALGLPIVFVDQNMLAFDCDSVTGDYAGPIAQIIDHFQKVGIDDIGFLGGLETSRSGREQFQDVRTATFDRVTKAAGIDHAEFRLIGEFTPDSGYRLMRQAIEKLGERLPHAFIIANDTMAVGALRALNEANISVPQRVSVISFNDVAVAKFTTPPLSTVHAATDQMGQTAVELLQARLNDAKRVPRQVNFKSELIMRASSL
- the lacF gene encoding lactose-specific PTS transporter subunit IIA, producing the protein MATREEISMVGFALVAYAGDARTAALRALNAAEAGDFEGAEAKLDEAQKDINEAHNQQTQLLSQEAGGAEMDVTFIMVHGQDTLMTTMLLIDQSRYMIRMLKRIKQLEDKQ
- the lacG gene encoding 6-phospho-beta-galactosidase, whose translation is MRKQLPKDFVIGGATAAYQVEGATKEDGKGRVLWDDFLEKQGRFSPDPAADFYHRYDEDLALAEAYGHQVIRLSIAWSRIFPDGAGAVEPRGVAFYHRLFAACAKHHLIPFVTLHHFDTPERLHAIGDWLSQEMLEDFVEYARFCFEEFPEIKHWITINEPTSMAVQQYTSGTFPPAETGHFDKTFQAEHNQIVAHARIVNLYKSMGLDGEIGIVHALQTPYPYSDSSEDQHAADLQDALENRLYLDGTLAGDYAPKTLALIKEILAANQQPMFKYTDEEMAAIKKAAHQLDFVGVNNYFSKWLRAYHGKSETIHNGDGSKGSSVARLHGIGEEKKPAGIETTDWDWSIYPRGMYDMLMRIHQDYPLVPAIYVTENGIGLKESLPAEVTPNTVIADPKRIDYLKKYLSAVADAIQAGANVKGYFVWSLQDQFSWTNGYSKRYGLFFVDFPTQKRYVKQSAEWLKQVSQTHVIPE